One Hymenobacter volaticus DNA window includes the following coding sequences:
- a CDS encoding DUF5777 family beta-barrel protein gives MFLLTGLLGGARQARAQADLLTQLETQEVKPTGTEVVDATFKSTRLISGHTVQTPGQGTMVFLISHRFGTLNSGAYNFFGLDQATLRLGFEYGLTDRLTAGVGRSSLEKTFDGFLKYKALRQSTGAHPVPLSVTLFASSALNSLKYSDTYEHTLPRRLAYTYQALIARKFSSDLSLQLMPTLVHSNLVATAQEHNDVYALGFGGRQKLTKRTSLNAEYYYLLPAGKPTGVRNALALGVDLETGGHVFQLHVTNSQGMIEKFFVSGTRGNFFNGDLYFGFNVNRNFTIRPKQGFRK, from the coding sequence ATGTTTCTGCTTACCGGCCTCCTAGGCGGCGCCCGGCAAGCCCGTGCCCAAGCCGACTTGTTGACTCAACTAGAAACGCAGGAAGTTAAGCCCACTGGCACCGAAGTGGTCGACGCCACTTTCAAGAGCACGCGGCTCATCAGCGGCCACACCGTGCAGACGCCCGGCCAGGGCACGATGGTATTCTTGATTTCCCACCGCTTTGGCACCCTCAACAGTGGCGCTTACAACTTCTTCGGCCTCGACCAAGCCACCCTGCGGCTGGGCTTCGAGTACGGGCTGACGGATCGGCTCACCGCCGGCGTGGGACGAAGCTCGTTGGAAAAGACGTTCGATGGCTTCCTTAAGTATAAAGCTCTTCGGCAGAGCACGGGGGCGCACCCGGTTCCCCTATCCGTGACCTTGTTTGCTTCTTCGGCCCTGAACTCGCTCAAGTACAGTGATACGTACGAGCATACCTTGCCCCGGCGCCTGGCCTATACGTATCAGGCACTGATCGCGCGCAAGTTCAGCTCGGATTTGTCGTTGCAACTCATGCCCACGCTGGTGCACAGCAACCTGGTGGCCACGGCGCAGGAGCACAATGACGTGTACGCCCTCGGCTTTGGCGGCCGCCAGAAGCTCACCAAACGCACCTCGCTCAACGCCGAGTACTACTACCTGCTGCCGGCGGGCAAACCCACGGGCGTGCGCAACGCGCTGGCCTTGGGAGTGGACTTAGAGACCGGGGGGCACGTGTTCCAGTTGCACGTAACCAACTCGCAGGGCATGATCGAGAAGTTCTTCGTGAGCGGCACACGCGGCAACTTCTTCAACGGGGACCTGTATTTCGGCTTCAACGTGAACCGCAACTTCACTATCCGCCCCAAGCAAGGCTTCCGAAAATAG
- a CDS encoding BLUF domain-containing protein: MHHILYLSQVSASLCEDALQSLLEKSRVNNQERNITGILLYCAPQFMQLLEGEEVDVARLYSKLAQDPRHTGLIKLADKPVTHRSFAEWSMAFETVSEEKFTYLSGYLPVAQVDFTTASFSGSDSALLQMAKAFVCAPPL, encoded by the coding sequence ATGCACCATATTCTTTACTTAAGCCAAGTTAGCGCCTCCCTGTGCGAGGATGCATTGCAAAGTTTACTGGAGAAATCCCGAGTTAATAACCAAGAGCGTAACATCACGGGTATCCTCCTGTATTGTGCCCCGCAGTTTATGCAGCTCCTAGAGGGCGAAGAAGTTGACGTGGCACGGCTCTACTCGAAACTAGCCCAAGACCCCCGACATACGGGCCTCATCAAGCTGGCGGATAAACCCGTCACGCACCGCAGCTTTGCGGAGTGGAGCATGGCCTTTGAGACGGTATCCGAGGAGAAATTCACGTATTTAAGCGGCTACCTGCCCGTTGCCCAAGTTGACTTCACGACGGCCTCCTTCAGCGGGAGCGATAGCGCCCTATTGCAAATGGCCAAAGCCTTTGTCTGTGCTCCCCCTTTGTAG
- a CDS encoding YceI family protein, translating to MKPIYCWPLLVLWLLCVPKAHAQKYLTRDGVVTFFSTSILEDIEARTEQVAALVDLNSNQVAFTIPIKSFQFKRTLMQEHFNENYMESGRFPKSSFSGRILDLNMEALQKGGSQRVTVEGDITIHGVTKHVQVPGALELQKGSLLVHAYFSVAPADYNIEIPLLVRENIAKIVGIRLALSCEPIAQLSLTK from the coding sequence ATGAAACCCATCTATTGCTGGCCACTGCTCGTGCTGTGGCTGTTGTGCGTGCCCAAAGCCCACGCCCAGAAGTACCTTACCCGCGACGGAGTGGTCACCTTTTTCTCCACCAGCATCCTGGAAGACATTGAAGCCCGCACCGAGCAAGTGGCGGCCCTGGTGGACTTGAACAGCAACCAAGTGGCCTTTACGATTCCCATCAAGTCGTTTCAGTTCAAGCGCACGCTCATGCAGGAGCACTTCAACGAAAACTACATGGAGTCGGGCCGCTTTCCCAAGTCCTCCTTCTCGGGTCGCATCCTGGACCTGAACATGGAGGCGCTGCAGAAAGGCGGCTCGCAGCGGGTCACGGTGGAAGGCGACATAACGATCCACGGCGTCACCAAGCATGTGCAGGTCCCCGGGGCGCTGGAGCTGCAGAAAGGCAGCCTGCTGGTGCACGCCTACTTCAGCGTCGCGCCGGCCGACTACAACATCGAGATCCCGCTGCTCGTGCGCGAAAACATTGCCAAGATTGTCGGCATCCGCCTGGCCCTCTCCTGTGAGCCGATCGCGCAGCTCAGTCTTACCAAGTAA